A genomic region of Chelonia mydas isolate rCheMyd1 chromosome 9, rCheMyd1.pri.v2, whole genome shotgun sequence contains the following coding sequences:
- the CLDN1 gene encoding claudin-1, with the protein MASGGLQLLGFVLASIGWIGIIISAALPQWKMSSYAGDNIVTAQAIYEGLWMSCVMQSTGQMQCKVYDSLLKLEGSLQATRALMVAGILLGLIAIFVAVTGMKCMKCMEDDEVKKMRMAVFGGVIFLIAGFAVLVATSWYGHRVAQDFYNPFTPVNTRFEFGQALFIGWAAASLTILGGAFLCCSCPRREISYPPTRAYPKSAPSAGKDYV; encoded by the exons ATGGCCAGCGGAGGTCTGCAGCTGCTGGGATTCGTGCTTGCTTCCATAGGCTGGATCGGCATCATCATCAGCGCAGCCCTGCCCCAGTGGAAAATGTCCTCTTATGCTGGGGACAACATTGTGACAGCTCAAGCTATCTATGAGGGACTCTGGATGTCCTGTGTCATGCAGAGCACGGGGCAGATGCAGTGCAAGGTGTATGACTCCCTGCTCAAACTGGAGG GCAGTCTGCAGGCTACCCGGGCACTGATGGTGGCTGGCATACTCCTGGGACTCATTGCCATATTTGTTGCTGTGACTGGCATGAAATGCATGAAATGCATGGAGGATGACGAGGTGAAGAAGATGCGGATGGCTGTCTTTGGCGGCGTGATCTTCCTTATTGCAG GTTTTGCCGTCTTGGTGGCCACATCGTGGTATGGACATCGAGTGGCTCAGGACTTCTACAACCCTTTCACCCCCGTCAACACCAG ATTTGAATTCGGACAGGCCCTCTTCATTGGCTGGGCAGCAGCTTCTCTCACCATTTTGGGAGGCGCCTTCCTCTGCTGCTCCTGTCCACGAAGAGAAATTTCCTACCCACCCACCCGCGCCTACCCAAAGAGTGCCCCCTCAGCAGGAAAGGATTATGTATAA